One Heptranchias perlo isolate sHepPer1 chromosome 2, sHepPer1.hap1, whole genome shotgun sequence DNA segment encodes these proteins:
- the gjc2 gene encoding gap junction protein gamma 2 codes for MTNMSWAFLTRLLEEIHNHSTFVGKVWLTVLIIFRIVLTAVGGESIYSDEQSKFVCNTKQPGCENVCYDAFAPLSHVRFWVFQIIMISTPSVMYLGYAIHRIARTTEEEKKHKFFKKKKPPTIRWQVHRNSEQTEDEDEEEPMIYEETASEKKEADDHQKHDGRRRILQEGLMKMYVFQLIFRALFEVGFLLGQYFLYGFKVYPSYVCTRNPCPHTVDCFVSRPTEKTVFLIVMYVVSCLCLVLNICEMFHLGFGTIRDIIRSKRHNQSNIRPFPYHYPRNIPASPPGYNLVIKSDKSTKVPNGLVAHEQNLANVAQEQQSTSPDDNIPPDLARLHKHLKVAQEQLDIAFQGYNSQENAQKSRTSSPASGGTVAEQNRVNTAHEKQGAKPKPGSDKGSSSSKSGDGKTSVWI; via the coding sequence ATGACAAATATGAGCTGGGCCTTTTTAACTCGTCTTCTTGAAGAAATTCACAATCATTCCACCTTTGTTGGCAAAGTATGGCTGACGGTGCTGATTATATTCCGCATCGTGCTGACTGCGGTCGGAGGGGAGTCCATATATTCTGATGAGCAGAGCAAATTTGTCTGTAACACCAAACAGCCTgggtgcgagaatgtctgctatGATGCATTTGCACCTCTCTCCCACGTGAGGTTCTGGGTTTTTCAGATCATCATGATATCAACCCCATCTGTGATGTACCTTGGCTATGCCATCCATAGGATTGCCAGAACCACTGAAGAAGAAAAGAAGCACAAGTTCTTCAAGAAGAAGAAACCACCAACCATACGATGGCAAGTCCACCGTAATTCAGAACAAACAGAGGACGAAGATGAGGAAGAACCAATGATCTACGAAGAAACGGCAAGTGAGAAAAAAGAGGCCGATGACCATCAAAAGCATGATGGGCGACGACGCATCTTGCAAGAAGGACTGATGAAAATGTACGTTTTCCAATTGATTTTCAGGGCTCTGTTTGAGGTAGGTTTCCTTCTGGGACAATATTTTCTGTATGGATTTAAAGTTTACCCATCCTATGTCTGTACTAGAAACCCCTGTCCTCACACCGTGGACTGCTTTGTCTCAAGACCTACAGAGAAGACAGTCTTCCTCATTGTAATGTACGTAGTCAGCTGCCTTTGCCTGGTTCTTAATATCTGTGAGATGTTTCATTTGGGTTTTGGAACCATCAGAGATATTATCCGTAGCAAACGGCATAACCAGAGCAACATTCGACCGTTCCCATACCATTATCCACGGAACATTCCGGCATCACCACCAGGATACAATCTGGTGATCAAATCGGACAAGTCCACCAAGGTCCCTAATGGCCTTGTGGCTCATGAGCAAAACTTAGCTAATGTAGCCCAAGAGCAACAGTCCACTAGTCCAGATGACAACATCCCACCTGACTTGGCCAGGCTCCACAAGCACTTGAAAGTTGCCCAGGAACAGTTGGACATTGCCTTTCAGGGTTATAACAGCCAAGAGAATGCACAGAAATCCAGGACCAGCAGCCCAGCATCGGGAGGTACTGTAGCGGAGCAAAACCGTGTCAACACTGCTCATGAGAAACAGGGAGCTAAGCCCAAACCTGGTTCAGACAAAGGCAGCTCCAGTAGCAAATCTGGAGATGGAAAAACATCTGTTTGGATTTAA